A genome region from Hevea brasiliensis isolate MT/VB/25A 57/8 chromosome 9, ASM3005281v1, whole genome shotgun sequence includes the following:
- the LOC110637024 gene encoding F-box protein At4g00755 isoform X2, which produces METRVDFFSWLDYDMLMRILMCLEDPSDLVRVSSVSRSWREFEVGCSKSVEWETLEREHRVYAFLARGCTLFARREDCIAGALSASSTDNYPEESIRNTLEPHDRVLRRASYWSSKGQSNPAVPETLTYKLVADICVITEISVRPFQAFFQWGSPIYSAKSVRFRMGHPKAPVDDPMGEPCDNFADDNFVWTYTSPEFAMAQENRLQKFELPEPVLCIGGILQVELLGRVQKQEMDGLFYICVSHVQVVGRPLSPPFSVEILEPSGKFVLKASSYTPPLLAENGSCPGPNAYFEGPARDLEQILHLLRGEGVVVEYDWNEEDELDDEMAL; this is translated from the exons ATGGAGACACGGGTAGACTTCTTTAGTTGGCTTGATTACGACATGTTGATGAGGATTCTCATGTGTTTGGAGGATCCATCTGATCTTGTTCGTGTTAGTTCTGTTTCACGTTCCTGGAGAGAGTTTG AAGTTGGATGCAGCAAATCTGTAGAATGGGAAACTCTGGAGAGGGAACACAGAGTTTATGCTTTTTTAGCTCGAGGCTGTACATTATTTGCTCGCAGAGAGGATTGCATTGCTGGTGCATTAAGTGCTTCTAGCACTGATAATTATCCAGAAGAAAGCATTCGTAATACTCTTGAACCACATGACAGAGTTTTAAGGAGAGCTTCATACTGGTCAAGTAAAGGACAAAGTAATCCTGCAGTGCCTGAGACACTTACATATAAGCTAGTTGCCGATATTTGTGTCATCACTGAAATCAGTGTGCGACCTTTTCAAG CTTTTTTTCAGTGGGGTTCACCTATATATTCTGCCAAATCAGTGCGCTTTCGAATGGGTCATCCCAAAGCCCCAGTGGATGATCCCATGGGTGAGCCATGTGATAATTTTGCTGATGACAATTTCGTATGGACTTACACTTCACCTGAATTTGCAATGGCTCAG GAGAATCGCTTGCAGAAGTTTGAGCTTCCAGAGCCTGTTCTTTGCATAGGTGGAATTCTACAAGTTGAGCTGTTGGGTAGGGTTCAGAAACAAGAAATGGATGGTTTATTCTATATATG TGTCTCTCACGTTCAAGTTGTGGGCCGACCATTATCACCTCCATTTAGTGTTGAAATTCTAGAACCCTCTGGAAAGTTTGTCTTAAAAGCATCGAGCTACACACCACCACTCTTAGCTGAAAATGGATCCTGTCCAGGTCCTAATGCATATTTTGAGGGGCCTGCGAGAGATCTAGAGCAGATCTTGCACTTGCTGCGGGGAGAAGGTGTAGTTGTTGAGTATGATTGGAATGAAGAGGACGAATTAGATGACGAAATGGCTCTCTGA
- the LOC110637024 gene encoding F-box protein At4g00755 isoform X1 codes for METRVDFFSWLDYDMLMRILMCLEDPSDLVRVSSVSRSWREFVVANGLFKQLCLRMFPWLHRVDRVIEPNCCVKNSSEVGCSKSVEWETLEREHRVYAFLARGCTLFARREDCIAGALSASSTDNYPEESIRNTLEPHDRVLRRASYWSSKGQSNPAVPETLTYKLVADICVITEISVRPFQAFFQWGSPIYSAKSVRFRMGHPKAPVDDPMGEPCDNFADDNFVWTYTSPEFAMAQENRLQKFELPEPVLCIGGILQVELLGRVQKQEMDGLFYICVSHVQVVGRPLSPPFSVEILEPSGKFVLKASSYTPPLLAENGSCPGPNAYFEGPARDLEQILHLLRGEGVVVEYDWNEEDELDDEMAL; via the exons ATGGAGACACGGGTAGACTTCTTTAGTTGGCTTGATTACGACATGTTGATGAGGATTCTCATGTGTTTGGAGGATCCATCTGATCTTGTTCGTGTTAGTTCTGTTTCACGTTCCTGGAGAGAGTTTG TGGTTGCGAATGGTCTTTTTAAGCAGCTGTGCTTGAGAATGTTTCCTTGGTTGCATAGAGTAGATCGCGTTATTGAACCAAACTGTTGTGTGAAAAATTCTTCAGAAGTTGGATGCAGCAAATCTGTAGAATGGGAAACTCTGGAGAGGGAACACAGAGTTTATGCTTTTTTAGCTCGAGGCTGTACATTATTTGCTCGCAGAGAGGATTGCATTGCTGGTGCATTAAGTGCTTCTAGCACTGATAATTATCCAGAAGAAAGCATTCGTAATACTCTTGAACCACATGACAGAGTTTTAAGGAGAGCTTCATACTGGTCAAGTAAAGGACAAAGTAATCCTGCAGTGCCTGAGACACTTACATATAAGCTAGTTGCCGATATTTGTGTCATCACTGAAATCAGTGTGCGACCTTTTCAAG CTTTTTTTCAGTGGGGTTCACCTATATATTCTGCCAAATCAGTGCGCTTTCGAATGGGTCATCCCAAAGCCCCAGTGGATGATCCCATGGGTGAGCCATGTGATAATTTTGCTGATGACAATTTCGTATGGACTTACACTTCACCTGAATTTGCAATGGCTCAG GAGAATCGCTTGCAGAAGTTTGAGCTTCCAGAGCCTGTTCTTTGCATAGGTGGAATTCTACAAGTTGAGCTGTTGGGTAGGGTTCAGAAACAAGAAATGGATGGTTTATTCTATATATG TGTCTCTCACGTTCAAGTTGTGGGCCGACCATTATCACCTCCATTTAGTGTTGAAATTCTAGAACCCTCTGGAAAGTTTGTCTTAAAAGCATCGAGCTACACACCACCACTCTTAGCTGAAAATGGATCCTGTCCAGGTCCTAATGCATATTTTGAGGGGCCTGCGAGAGATCTAGAGCAGATCTTGCACTTGCTGCGGGGAGAAGGTGTAGTTGTTGAGTATGATTGGAATGAAGAGGACGAATTAGATGACGAAATGGCTCTCTGA